The segment CGGAACTCCATCGGACAGGACTGGGTGCTGTGGTGCCGCGAGGGCTGGCTCGACTTCGTCTGCCCCATGAACTACACCGAGAGCGACACGTACTTCGAGAATATCGTCAAGCGGCAGGTGGGTTATGTGGGCGGCGTGGTGCCCCTGTACACGGGAATCGGGCACTGGCGCATCCCTGATGACCAGGCCATTGGCCAGATGGCGATGTCGCGTGAACTGGGTGCCGACGGGTTTATCCTCTTCAACATGGGAGAGACCCTGGCGCGAAAAGGGCTGCCTGCCTTCGGGACTGCCATCACCAGCGAGAAGGCCGTGCGTCCCCACAATGCTCCAATCGTCCGTTTCTCATCGCCCGCGGATGATGAATCCCAGATCGTAGAGTTCGGCGGCGACTCAGCGCAGATCACCGCGCGGGTGCAATCGATGGGTCCGCACCGGGTAGCGCCCCAGTCGATGAGCGGCAGGTTCGTGATGGAGACCATGGGCGGCGAAGCGATCAGGGAACTAGGCGACCTGCCGGCAGTGGGCGATCAGGTGACCCTGACCGTGACCCGCATCGATGAGCCGTTCCGTATTGCGGTCAAAGGCGAGTTCACCCTTGCGGACGGGACGAAGCAACCCTTCATTCGCCGCAGCCGGCCGTACCAGTTCGCGCAGTGAGAGCGGCGGAGCCGCCGGATGGGACCGTCAGCCATCGATCACGAGTCGGGGCCCGATGACCCCTCCGGGGGACCACCGGGCACCCATGAGACCAGAGGACTGGACGTCGCCATGACCAAGATGAGCTGGAACGCAATGCTCTCCGTGCTCGGAGTGGTGCTCATGTCCGGGACGATGTCCTTTGGCATGACCGCAGAGGTGAAGGATCATGCGGGTTCGCCGATGATCCACATTGACGGGCAGCCCGTCAGCCCGCTGATGTTCTTCGGCTGGGCGGACGGTTCCGGGCCCCACGTGGAGCGCATCGGCACCGAATGGCGAGAATACCACTACACCTTCATCGCTCCGGAGACCACGAAAGGGGATTCGGGCATCCATTTCCGCGTGGGCGGCGACGGCCCGGGGACGGTCTGGGTCGACAACATCAAGCTGTATCCCGGTGAGAAGGTGGACGAGCCGACCGTGAATCTCGTCCGGCAGGGGGACTGGGAGGGCGCCCGCGAGGAGATCAGCAAAGACTGGACCCTGTTCCAAGCCCAGTATGCCGGTGCAAAGGCCGTGTGGACACTGGACCCGGCCACGAAGGTCAGCGGCGAGCAGAGCCTGCGCATCGACATTGAGCATGCCGGCGAAAACACCATGCACCTGCACTTCTACCAGACCCGGCACAGCGTCCAGGAAGGCCAGAAGTACACGTACTCGCTGTGGATGAAGGCGGACCGTCCACGCACAGTGGACTTTATGGCTCTGCACATTGGGGAGCCGTGGACAATCTACGGCGGCGTGAGCTCTGTCTACCAGAACCAGGTCGCGCTTGCGCGGGAAGCCGGAGTGCGCACGTACTCTTTCGGCATTCCCATGCCCTGGCCCAAGCCGGGCGAGGATTACAATTTCGCCGGGGTGGACCGCGCGATCCAGGCGACCCTCGCGGTTGACCCGGACGGTCTGCTCCTGCCGCGTTTCGGAATGGCGCCTCCGGCCTGGTGGCTGGACGAGCACCCGGACGCGCGAATGCTCTTTGACGACGGGAGGACCGAGGGTTTCTCGGTGGCCTCCCAGGAATGGCTCGCGGATGCGCTGGTGCACCTGCGGGCGCTGGTGAATCACTGCGAAGAGAAGTTCGGAAGGAACATGCTGGGTTACCACCCGTGCGGGCAGCACACGGGGGAGTGGTTCTATGAGCGCTCCTGGGAGCCGCGCCTGAGCGACTTCTCGCCGGCGATGAAGCGGGGGTTCGCTCGGTGGCTGGAGCGCAAGTATGGTGATGTGCAGGCGCTGGCTCAGGCTTGGAACAGGCCTGGCCTCACCTTCGATCACGTGACCGTCCCCACCCCGGAGGAGCAGCTTTCCACCAGTTACGGCCTGCTGCGCGACCCGGTGAAGGAGCGGGCGGTTGTCGACTGGTTCGAGTACAAGCAGGTGGCTATGGCGGAACCGCTCACCGAGATGTCCCGGGTCATCAAGGAAGCCACCGGCCGCAGGAAACTGGTCTGCCTCTTCTACGGGTACATCTTCGACATGCACGGACTGCCGCTGGGGCCGCAGGGCAGTGGGCATCTGGCCATGCGCCGGCTCATCGACTGTCCGGATGTGGACATCCTGTGCTCGCCCATCTCGTACCTGGACCGTGAGCAAGGGGGCGCGGGATGCTTCATGTGCGCGGTGGACAGCGTCCGGATCGGCGGCAAGCTCTGGCTCAACGAGGACGACACTCGCACGTACCTGACGCCGCCTGATTCCGGATTCGGGAGAGTGGATAACGCACCGGGCACGTACTGGGTCCTGGAGCGGAACTTTGGGCAACTGTGGCCGCGCCGGCTGGCTACCTGGTACATGGACCTGGGCAATGCGGGGTGGTTCAATGGTGCGGACATCTGGGATCACATTGCTCCGATGCAGCGCCTGTACCAGGAGCGCATAGACGAGCCCGCACAGTGGGCGCCGGAGATCGCGCTGATCGTGGACGAGGAAAGCCCATGCTACACGAAGTGTGACCGGGCGCTCCACAGCCCGCTGGTGTACCAGATGCGCTCCCAGTTCTACCGGATCGGCGCGCCTTTCGGCGTCTACCTGCTCAGCGATCTGGTTTCCGGGCGCGTTCCGCCGGCAAAGGTTTATTTCTTCGCGAACTGCTTCCAGATGGACGACGCTGAACGGGCCGCAGTGAAGCGCGCGACCACTGGGCGCGGCGCGGTGTACTTCTACGGCGGCGGAGCGATCAACGAGGACGTGTCCGCGGCGAACATGAGCGATCTGACGGGGCTGGGAATGGCTCAGATCGCTCCCACCTCCGGTCGTGTGAAGCCCGCGAATACCCAGTGGCTTGGACTGACCCGAGAGCCGGGCGATTTCGGAACGGAGGCGGTGTTGAGTCCCTGCTGGGTGGTGAATCCAGACGGTGCGGTGACTCTTGGCACCTACGTGAACGGACAAACCGCTGCTGCCGTGAAGGAAGGCC is part of the Armatimonadota bacterium genome and harbors:
- a CDS encoding beta-galactosidase, with translation MGPSAIDHESGPDDPSGGPPGTHETRGLDVAMTKMSWNAMLSVLGVVLMSGTMSFGMTAEVKDHAGSPMIHIDGQPVSPLMFFGWADGSGPHVERIGTEWREYHYTFIAPETTKGDSGIHFRVGGDGPGTVWVDNIKLYPGEKVDEPTVNLVRQGDWEGAREEISKDWTLFQAQYAGAKAVWTLDPATKVSGEQSLRIDIEHAGENTMHLHFYQTRHSVQEGQKYTYSLWMKADRPRTVDFMALHIGEPWTIYGGVSSVYQNQVALAREAGVRTYSFGIPMPWPKPGEDYNFAGVDRAIQATLAVDPDGLLLPRFGMAPPAWWLDEHPDARMLFDDGRTEGFSVASQEWLADALVHLRALVNHCEEKFGRNMLGYHPCGQHTGEWFYERSWEPRLSDFSPAMKRGFARWLERKYGDVQALAQAWNRPGLTFDHVTVPTPEEQLSTSYGLLRDPVKERAVVDWFEYKQVAMAEPLTEMSRVIKEATGRRKLVCLFYGYIFDMHGLPLGPQGSGHLAMRRLIDCPDVDILCSPISYLDREQGGAGCFMCAVDSVRIGGKLWLNEDDTRTYLTPPDSGFGRVDNAPGTYWVLERNFGQLWPRRLATWYMDLGNAGWFNGADIWDHIAPMQRLYQERIDEPAQWAPEIALIVDEESPCYTKCDRALHSPLVYQMRSQFYRIGAPFGVYLLSDLVSGRVPPAKVYFFANCFQMDDAERAAVKRATTGRGAVYFYGGGAINEDVSAANMSDLTGLGMAQIAPTSGRVKPANTQWLGLTREPGDFGTEAVLSPCWVVNPDGAVTLGTYVNGQTAAAVKEGPEGLRGYIGAVHCPAAILRGLARRCGVHIYSDQDDVILTDGKFLSITASSPGAKTVRLPEPKRVMSAFDGAELWHAAEALDLDLQLGETRSYILLPVGEQGAQ